From Shewanella psychrophila, a single genomic window includes:
- the pdsO gene encoding sortase-associated OmpA-like protein PdsO codes for MKKQLIAALVMSSLTFSNMSYASDTENQREHHEELIGVGSGIVLGAVVGGPIGAIIGAFTGGIIGKSVGDDTEIESQQVKLSEQATTINQLSEDNQSLALISNQYESVQGELAELKLVRQQKLTEMELGLNIQFKTGSSQLETHFQPQLDELASVLGMSNDLKLDLTGYADRRGESTYNQALSEQRVAEVKSYLVSQGVSEQRLTASAYGASAPITSEQSFENDFFDRRVTIKFVSQDTAIAANH; via the coding sequence ATGAAGAAACAATTGATTGCCGCATTAGTGATGAGTTCATTAACATTTTCCAATATGAGTTATGCGTCGGATACTGAAAATCAAAGAGAACACCATGAAGAGCTAATCGGCGTGGGATCAGGGATCGTCCTAGGTGCCGTCGTCGGCGGCCCCATTGGCGCTATCATCGGCGCGTTTACCGGAGGCATTATAGGGAAATCGGTTGGCGATGATACTGAGATTGAATCTCAACAGGTAAAATTAAGCGAGCAAGCAACCACCATTAACCAACTCAGTGAAGATAACCAGTCTCTGGCACTCATCTCTAATCAGTATGAATCGGTACAAGGTGAATTGGCCGAACTTAAGCTGGTAAGGCAGCAAAAATTGACTGAGATGGAACTTGGCTTAAACATTCAATTTAAGACTGGCTCCTCTCAGTTAGAAACACACTTCCAGCCTCAATTGGATGAATTAGCGAGTGTGTTGGGAATGTCTAATGATCTCAAGTTAGATCTGACCGGATATGCCGATCGTCGTGGGGAGTCGACCTACAATCAGGCTCTGTCAGAGCAGAGGGTCGCCGAGGTGAAGAGCTATCTGGTAAGTCAGGGGGTGAGTGAACAAAGATTAACGGCTAGTGCTTACGGTGCCAGTGCTCCGATTACTTCTGAGCAGAGTTTCGAAAATGACTTCTTCGATCGTAGGGTAACGATTAAGTTTGTATCACAAGACACGGCCATTGCTGCCAACCATTAA
- a CDS encoding marine proteobacterial sortase target protein yields the protein MRTGLCLHHHLNVQAPLRRGLSSAISGIVILMASWVNTAQAVDAVEITQGSFVYHKQGENEPQVAMPLNTDVQMKISGWVNRVTVTQTFRNDSDYWLNGSYLFPLPNEAAVDHMRLIVGQKVIEGQVREREEAKKQFEQAKDAGQRASLVEQSRPNIFTTSVANLGPAETLVVEISYQELVKYEKGEFSLRFPMLVNPRYESELRSEKDKSPPSTERLLAQFVDSSYGYGEGRGTGAKVRIDIDLDAGTELSEITSVYHDIEKHPVTNTQYRLKLVGDTPANRDFVLKWSPVSGSEPVAAIYAQHGQTHRETDASQESSDYALLMLIPPETGKSNGVIARELILVIDTSGSMSGEAIEQAKKAMGYALAGLGVRDSFNIIEFNSNVHSLSPQSLPATAKNIGRANQFIRTLRADGGTEMGLALTRALGSEVKSAYLQEEEHSDSDSARLKQVLFMTDGAVANEKDLFNLIEENIGHSRLFTIGIGSAPNSHFMERAAEKGRGSFTYIGNLDEVQQKIESLLYKIEHPQVTDIELHYGDGTIPDHWPISVPDLYANEPLLVAIKMRPKIYQASASELIVSGMIGEQYWHSRLSLNERKSAAGLDLVWARKLIAALEMSEDGVNQTRVKKQVTALALKYHLVSQHTSLVAVEVSPAKPSSVVSNNASVVQSTPFGWQAPVGYLPQTGGESRLLIMMGMILLGLGLAYLASFSLDKGAGLRVLHSLAVQRRRQEVSIQAKGEYGDNVHGPSKGLEI from the coding sequence ATGAGAACTGGTTTGTGTCTACATCATCATTTAAATGTACAAGCCCCTCTTAGGAGGGGGCTGAGCTCTGCTATTTCCGGGATAGTCATATTGATGGCATCTTGGGTTAATACGGCACAAGCCGTGGATGCCGTGGAGATAACCCAGGGAAGTTTTGTGTATCATAAGCAAGGAGAAAATGAGCCTCAGGTGGCGATGCCGCTGAACACAGATGTTCAGATGAAGATCTCCGGATGGGTCAATCGAGTCACAGTCACCCAGACATTCAGAAATGATAGTGACTATTGGTTAAATGGTAGCTATCTATTTCCCTTGCCAAATGAGGCTGCGGTAGATCATATGCGCTTGATCGTTGGCCAAAAGGTCATAGAGGGCCAAGTTAGGGAAAGGGAAGAGGCTAAGAAACAGTTCGAACAAGCCAAGGATGCAGGTCAAAGAGCCAGTTTGGTGGAGCAATCCAGACCAAATATCTTTACTACCTCCGTCGCTAACTTGGGGCCAGCTGAAACCTTAGTGGTTGAGATAAGTTACCAAGAGTTAGTTAAGTATGAAAAAGGTGAATTTAGCCTCAGGTTTCCTATGTTAGTTAATCCCAGATATGAGTCTGAACTTAGATCTGAGAAAGATAAATCCCCCCCCTCAACTGAGAGATTACTGGCGCAGTTTGTTGACTCAAGTTATGGCTATGGGGAAGGCAGAGGTACTGGTGCAAAGGTGAGGATAGACATAGATCTCGATGCGGGTACAGAGCTGAGTGAGATAACCAGTGTTTACCATGATATAGAAAAGCATCCAGTTACTAATACTCAATATCGACTCAAACTCGTGGGCGATACACCAGCCAACAGAGATTTTGTACTGAAATGGTCGCCGGTTTCGGGTAGCGAACCCGTTGCGGCCATCTATGCCCAGCATGGCCAAACCCATAGGGAAACAGACGCTTCACAAGAGAGCAGCGATTATGCCTTATTGATGCTGATCCCGCCGGAAACGGGTAAGAGTAATGGCGTTATTGCCAGAGAACTGATACTCGTTATCGATACTTCTGGCTCTATGTCCGGTGAGGCAATTGAACAAGCCAAAAAGGCGATGGGTTATGCACTAGCTGGGTTAGGTGTACGTGACAGCTTCAATATCATAGAGTTTAATTCAAATGTACATTCGTTATCACCACAATCTCTTCCCGCCACGGCAAAAAATATCGGTAGGGCTAATCAGTTTATACGCACCTTAAGGGCCGATGGCGGCACAGAGATGGGGCTTGCACTGACTCGTGCGCTGGGTAGCGAGGTTAAATCGGCTTATCTTCAGGAAGAAGAACACTCTGATTCAGATAGTGCTAGGTTGAAACAAGTCTTGTTTATGACAGATGGGGCCGTGGCGAATGAGAAAGACTTGTTCAACCTTATTGAGGAGAATATTGGTCATTCGAGATTATTCACAATAGGAATAGGCTCGGCACCTAACTCACATTTTATGGAGAGAGCGGCTGAGAAAGGTAGAGGGAGCTTCACTTATATTGGCAATCTCGATGAGGTGCAGCAGAAAATAGAATCGCTACTGTATAAGATAGAGCATCCACAAGTAACGGATATTGAACTGCACTATGGCGATGGCACTATTCCCGATCATTGGCCAATTAGTGTTCCAGATCTGTATGCCAATGAACCTCTGTTAGTCGCGATAAAGATGCGCCCTAAGATTTACCAAGCTTCGGCCTCTGAGTTAATCGTTTCGGGCATGATTGGCGAGCAATATTGGCATAGCCGTTTGTCTCTTAATGAGCGTAAATCCGCTGCAGGTTTAGATCTTGTCTGGGCCAGAAAGCTGATAGCCGCATTGGAGATGAGTGAAGATGGGGTTAACCAGACTAGAGTCAAAAAACAGGTGACAGCGTTAGCGCTTAAATATCATCTGGTGAGTCAGCATACCAGCTTAGTGGCAGTTGAGGTCTCTCCTGCAAAGCCTTCGTCCGTGGTGTCAAATAATGCCAGTGTGGTGCAGTCAACGCCATTTGGCTGGCAGGCCCCTGTGGGCTATTTGCCTCAGACCGGAGGTGAGAGTCGTTTGCTTATCATGATGGGCATGATCTTGCTGGGCTTAGGCTTAGCGTATTTGGCAAGTTTTAGCCTAGATAAGGGAGCAGGGCTAAGGGTACTGCATAGCTTAGCTGTGCAGAGAAGGCGACAAGAAGTGTCAATTCAGGCAAAAGGAGAGTATGGCGACAATGTACATGGACCATCAAAAGGCTTGGAGATATGA
- a CDS encoding class GN sortase has translation MSGLRVGRIALCSSVILTGLLLLGGGSYMQAKAYFAQYLIQQAWRQTLEDKQPHKPWSWADTYPVAKLTLMTEDDLGNEDRTFYVLSGASGRNLAFGPTMVQGRGLQTEGGNRIIAGHNDTHFSVLNGIKAGRVLKFQDADKHTSLYRVSSTQIVHESDTRALMPSYYDQLTLITCYPFNALQTGSPYRLIVRALPV, from the coding sequence ATGAGTGGGTTACGGGTGGGGCGTATAGCACTCTGCAGTAGTGTGATATTGACCGGATTATTACTATTGGGAGGAGGTTCATATATGCAAGCTAAGGCGTACTTCGCACAATATCTTATTCAGCAAGCCTGGCGACAAACCTTAGAGGATAAGCAACCCCACAAACCATGGAGCTGGGCAGATACTTACCCTGTGGCTAAACTGACCTTGATGACGGAAGATGATTTAGGCAATGAAGACAGAACTTTTTATGTATTGTCAGGTGCATCAGGCAGAAATTTAGCCTTCGGGCCTACTATGGTTCAAGGTAGAGGCCTGCAGACCGAGGGGGGGAACAGAATCATAGCGGGTCATAATGATACCCATTTTTCTGTGTTGAACGGGATTAAAGCTGGACGGGTGTTAAAATTTCAAGACGCGGACAAGCATACGAGTTTATACCGGGTATCTTCGACTCAAATTGTGCACGAATCTGACACCCGTGCGCTTATGCCAAGTTACTATGACCAATTAACGTTAATTACTTGCTATCCATTTAATGCATTACAAACAGGCAGTCCTTACAGACTCATAGTGAGGGCTCTGCCGGTGTAG
- a CDS encoding GGDEF domain-containing protein, translating to MSKEIMKIAARNLKKAVPLMLKHQIPTTPTNYALWYTYVSEQSPELNKRLDTVIEQHDTCPPVNAEILYREYVSDPVEVDVLDMRQTLEAMATELSHSLKDTNLDATQFQRRIDSNFEKLNRIESEGVSLEKVLGIVRSLVKESDDIRSSTQFFTGQLTKAQQEIDALKHQLAKSEQIVLYDALTGIFNRRAFDNDLSGSLSQSPDGLCLILIDIDHFKAFNDNYGHQLGDQVLKAVAKRLKEACRDGAKLYRYGGEEFAVIIPKSQLSSSRHLAEAMRRGLEKVSLKDRRKDILINKITASFGVAQWNTNLEGTELIEKADKLLYEAKRLGRNRVMPISS from the coding sequence ATGTCCAAAGAAATCATGAAAATAGCGGCCAGAAATTTGAAAAAAGCCGTTCCTTTGATGTTAAAGCACCAAATTCCTACCACGCCAACCAATTATGCGCTCTGGTATACCTATGTATCAGAGCAAAGTCCGGAATTAAATAAACGACTCGACACGGTTATAGAGCAGCATGATACCTGCCCTCCAGTAAATGCCGAGATACTGTATCGCGAATACGTATCAGACCCCGTCGAAGTCGATGTCCTAGACATGCGGCAAACCCTCGAGGCGATGGCGACTGAACTATCTCACTCTCTCAAAGATACTAATTTAGATGCCACTCAATTTCAGCGTCGTATCGACAGTAATTTCGAGAAATTAAATCGAATAGAGTCAGAAGGCGTCAGCTTAGAGAAGGTACTCGGTATCGTCAGAAGTTTAGTTAAAGAGTCCGATGACATACGTTCGAGCACGCAGTTTTTCACCGGTCAACTTACTAAAGCCCAGCAAGAGATAGATGCATTAAAGCACCAACTAGCTAAATCCGAACAAATCGTACTCTACGATGCACTGACCGGTATCTTCAATCGCCGTGCATTCGATAACGATCTTAGTGGCTCCCTGAGTCAATCACCTGACGGCTTGTGCCTAATCCTCATAGATATTGACCATTTCAAGGCATTTAATGACAATTATGGTCATCAGCTCGGCGATCAAGTACTTAAAGCGGTCGCAAAGCGATTAAAAGAAGCCTGCAGAGATGGCGCAAAACTCTATCGATATGGTGGCGAAGAGTTTGCCGTCATCATACCTAAAAGCCAACTTAGTTCCTCTCGTCATCTGGCCGAAGCCATGCGGCGAGGGCTGGAAAAAGTATCCCTTAAAGACAGAAGAAAAGACATTCTTATCAATAAGATCACCGCATCATTCGGCGTCGCACAATGGAATACAAATCTCGAGGGTACTGAGCTCATAGAAAAAGCGGACAAACTTCTCTATGAGGCCAAGCGCCTGGGCCGGAACAGGGTAATGCCCATATCCAGCTAA